In one window of Oncorhynchus kisutch isolate 150728-3 linkage group LG16, Okis_V2, whole genome shotgun sequence DNA:
- the LOC116353949 gene encoding mucin-22-like isoform X2, with the protein MSTIPAETTTIFTQEPSASSETVTSPSPTITSGHTTVPSEVTSESVTSTAGTSTSSEASTTTSEANTSVEVSTATSAGLTSATVEATFSTSGVTMTPESTKDTMETTTAMSSSVTESSTSTLPETSPSQPSTITSEPATTNELTSAVTDGQISSTTVGLSSTQGSESTTAEPTDSTSAAGTTLEDHTTTLEITTIPAETTTIVTQEPSASSETVTSPSPTITSGHTTVPSDITSESLSSTAGTSTSSEVSTTTSEASTSAEASTWTTAGLTSATVEATFSTSRVTMTPDSTKDTMETTTAMSSSVTESSTSTLPETSPSQPSTITSEPATTNELTSAVTDGQISSTTVGLSSTQGSESTTAEPTDFTSAAGTTLEDHTTTLEITTIPAETTTIVTQEPSASSETVTSPSPTITSGHTTVPSDITSESLSSTAGTSTSSEVSTTTSEASTSAEASTWTTAGLTSATVEATFSTSRVTMTPDSTKDTMETTTAMSSSVTESSTSTLPETSPSQPSKITSEPATTNELTSVVTDGQISSTTVGLSSTQGSESTTAEPTDSTSAAGTTLEDHTTTLEMSTIPAETTTIFTQEPSASSETVTSPSPTITSGHTTVPSEVTSESVTSTAGTSTSSEASTTTSEANTSVEVSTATSAGLTSATVEATFSTSRVTMTPESTKDTMETTTAMSSSVTESSTSTLPETSPSQPSTITSEPATTNELTSAVTDGQISSTTVGLSSTQGSESTTAEPTDSTSAAGTTLEDHTTTLEITTIPAETTTIVTQEPSASSETVTSPSPTITSGHTTVPSDITSESLSSTAGTSTSSEVSTTTSEASTSAEASTWTTAGLTSATVEATFSTSGVTMTPESTKDTMETTTAMSSSVTEIFNQYLAGIKSLTTFYDYQ; encoded by the exons ATGTCAACAATTCCAGCTGAAACAACGACCATTTTTACACAAGAACCATCAGCTAGCTCAGAGACTGTGACAAGCCCATCTCCCACAATCACCTCTGGTCACACAACAGTGCCCTCTGAAGTTACAAGTGAGTCTGTAACTAGcactgctggtacctcaacatcaagtgAGGCATCAACAACAACTTCTGAAGCAAACACATCTGTTGAAGTATCGACAGCGACCTCAGCTGGTTTAACAAGTGCAACTGTGGAAGCTACGTTTTCAACATCGGGAGTGACCATGACACCCGAATCAACcaaagacacaatggaaacaactacagctaTGTCCTCAAGTGTAACAGAATCTTCAACCAGTACCTTGCCGGAAACAAGTCCCTCACAACCTTCTACGATTACCAGTGAGCCTGCCACTACAAATGAACTAACTTCAGCAGTCACAGACGGGCAAATATCTTCCACTACCGTTGGACTCTCATCTACCCAGGGATCTGAAAGTACAACTGCAGAGCCAACTGACTCCACTTCTGCAGCGGGAACGACCCTTGaagatcacacaacaacgttagaaaTAACAACAATTCCAGCTGAAACAACGACCATTGTTACACAAGAACCATCAGCTAGCTCAGAGACTGTGACAAGCCCATCTCCCACAATCACTTCTGGTCACACAACAGTGCCCTCTGACATTACAAGTGAGTCTCTATCTAGcactgctggtacctcaacatcaagtgAGGTATCAACAACAACTTCTGAAGCAAGCACATCTGCTGAAGCGTCAACATGGACGACAGCTGGTTTAACAAGTGCAACTGTGGAAGCTACGTTTTCAACATCGAGAGTGACCATGACACCCGACTCAACcaaagacacaatggaaacaactacagctaTGTCCTCAAGTGTAACAGAATCTTCAACCAGTACCTTGCCGGAAACAAGTCCCTCACAACCTTCTACGATTACCAGTGAGCCTGCCACTACAAATGAACTAACTTCAGCAGTCACAGACGGGCAAATATCTTCCACTACCGTTGGACTCTCATCTACCCAGGGATCTGAAAGTACAACTGCAGAGCCAACTGACTTCACTTCTGCAGCGGGAACGACCCTTGaagatcacacaacaacgttagaaaTAACAACAATTCCAGCTGAAACAACGACCATTGTTACACAAGAACCATCAGCTAGCTCAGAGACTGTGACAAGCCCATCTCCCACAATCACTTCTGGTCACACAACAGTGCCCTCTGACATTACAAGTGAGTCTCTATCTAGcactgctggtacctcaacatcaagtgAGGTATCAACAACAACTTCTGAAGCAAGCACATCTGCTGAAGCGTCAACATGGACGACAGCTGGTTTAACAAGTGCAACTGTGGAAGCTACGTTTTCAACATCGAGAGTGACCATGACACCCGACTCAACcaaagacacaatggaaacaactacagctaTGTCCTCAAGTGTAACAGAATCTTCAACCAGTACCTTGCCGGAAACAAGTCCCTCACAACCTTCTAAGATTACCAGTGAGCCTGCCACTACAAATGAACTAACTTCAGTAGTCACAGACGGGCAAATATCTTCCACTACCGTTGGACTCTCATCTACCCAGGGATCTGAAAGTACAACTGCAGAGCCAACTGACTCCACTTCTGCAGCGGGAACGACCCTTGAAGATCACACTACAACGTTAGAAATGTCAACAATTCCAGCTGAAACAACGACCATTTTTACACAAGAACCATCAGCTAGCTCAGAGACTGTGACAAGCCCATCTCCCACAATCACCTCTGGTCACACAACAGTGCCCTCTGAAGTTACAAGTGAGTCTGTAACTAGcactgctggtacctcaacatcaagtgAGGCATCAACAACAACTTCTGAAGCAAACACATCTGTTGAAGTATCGACAGCGACCTCAGCTGGTTTAACAAGTGCAACTGTGGAAGCTACGTTTTCAACATCGAGAGTGACCATGACACCCGAATCAACcaaagacacaatggaaacaactacagctaTGTCCTCAAGTGTAACAGAATCTTCAACCAGTACCTTGCCGGAAACAAGTCCCTCACAACCTTCTACGATTACCAGTGAGCCTGCCACTACAAATGAACTAACTTCAGCAGTCACAGACGGGCAAATATCTTCCACTACCGTTGGACTCTCATCTACCCAGGGATCTGAAAGTACAACTGCAGAGCCAACTGACTCCACTTCTGCAGCGGGAACGACCCTTGaagatcacacaacaacgttagaaaTAACAACAATTCCAGCTGAAACAACGACCATTGTTACACAAGAACCATCAGCTAGCTCAGAGACTGTGACAAGCCCATCTCCCACAATCACTTCTGGTCACACAACAGTGCCCTCTGACATTACAAGTGAGTCTCTATCTAGcactgctggtacctcaacatcaagtgAGGTATCAACAACAACTTCTGAAGCAAGCACATCTGCTGAAGCGTCAACATGGACGACAGCTG GTTTAACAAGTGCAACTGTGGAAGCTACGTTTTCAACATCGGGAGTGACCATGACACCCGAATCAACcaaagacacaatggaaacaactacagctaTGTCCTCAAGTGTAACAGAAATCTTCAACCAGTACCTCGCCGGAATCAAGTCCCTCACAACCTTCTACGATTACCAGTGA